The nucleotide window ATGTTAGCGATCACATCGATGTGCCGCGATAAGCGCCTGGGTGGGCACCCGGCGTCCACGGCGACCGCGTTCCCCACCACCCACACCGCATCCGTTGTCGGCCCCGTTGCGGCCGACCGCCCCCGCCGCCATCGATGGCGGCCCCGACGTACCCGGCCACCTGGAGGTTCCCCATGCCACCCCCGCCCCTCAGCCGCCGCAACCTGCTTCAGGCCACCGGCGCCACAGTGGTGCTCTCCGCGACCGGCGCCGCCGTCACCCCCGGAAGCGCCTCCGCCGCCATCGTGCCCCCGGCCCGGGCCGACATCGGCGTCTCGGCGTACGCGTTCGACCTCGGTCAGGTGCGGCTGACCTCCGGCCGCTGGATGGACAACCAGTCGCGGACGCTCAACTACCTGCGGTTCGTCGACGTCGACCGGATGCTCTACAACTTCCGCGCCAACCACCGGCTGTCCACGAACGGCGCCGCCACCAACGGGGGCTGGGACGCGCCGAACTTCCCGTTCCGGACCCACATGCAGGGCCACTTCCTGAGCGCGTGGGCGTACGCGTACGCGGTCCTGGGCGACACCACCTGCCGGGACAAGGCGAACTACATGGTCGCCGAGTTGGCCAAGTGCCAGGCGAACAACGGTGCCGCCGGGTTCGGCTCGGGTTACCTCTCCGGCTTCCCGGAGTCCGACTTCACCGCCCTCGAGGCACGGACGCTGTCCAACGGCAATGTGCCCTACTACTGCATCCACAAGACCCTCGCCGGTCTGCTCGACGTCTGGCGCTACATCGGCAACACGCAGGCCCGCACCGTGCTGCTGTCGCTGGCGGGCTGGGTCGACACCCGGACGAGCCGACTGAGCTCCAGTCAGATGCAGTCGATGCTGGGCACCGAGTTCGGGGGCATGAACGACGTGCTCGCCGACATCTACCAGCAGACCGGTGACAGCCGGTGGCTCGCCACCGCACAGCGGTTCGACCACGCCGGCATCTTCGACCCGCTGGCCAACAACCAGGACCAGCTCAACGGCAAGCACGCCAACACGCAGGTGCCCAAGTGGATCGGCGCGGCCCGGGAGTTCAAGGCCACCGGGACCACCCGTTACCGGAACATCGCCAGCAACGCGTGGAACATCACCGTCGGCGCGCACACCTACGCCATCGGCGGCAACAGCCAGGCGGAGCACTTCCGGCCGCCCAACGCGATCGCCGGCTACCTCACCAACGACACCTGCGAGCAGTGCAACACGTACAACATGCTCAAACTGACCCGGGAGCTGTGGCTGCTCGACCCGAACCGGGCCGACTACTTCGACTACTACGAGCGCGCGCTGATGAACCACCTGATCGGCGGACAGAACTCGGCCGACAGCCGCGGCCACATCACCTACTTCACCCCGCTGCGGCCGGGTGGCCGTCGGGGTGTGGGCCCGGCCTGGGGTGGCGGCACCTGGAGCACCGACTACAACTCGTTCTGGTGCTGCCAGGGCACCGGCCTGGAGATCAACACGAGGTTGATGGACTCCATCTACTTCTACAACGGCACCACGCTGAGCGTGAACCTGTTCACGCCGTCGGTGCTGAACTGGACGCAGCGCGGCATCACTGTCACTCAGACCACCAGCTTCCCGGTCAGTGACACCACCACGCTGACCCTGAGCGGCTCGATGAGCGGCTCCTGGAGCATCCGGGTGCGGATCCCGTCCTGGACCAACGGCGCGACGATCTCCGTCAACGGCACTGTGGAGAACGTCACCACCACCCCGGGCAGCTACGCCACCGTCACGCGCACCTGGGCCGCAGGCGACACCATCACCGTGCGGCTGCCGATGCAGATCGCCGTCAAGGCCGCCAACGACAACGCCAACGTCGGCGCGGTCACCTACGGCCCCACGGTGCTGGCCGGCAACTACGGCAACACGGCCCTGAGCACCCTGCCCACCCTCACCGTCTCCTCGATCACCCGGACCAGCACCAGCTCGCTCGCGTTCACCGCCAGCGCCAACGGGTCCACCGTGAACCTCGCCCCCTTCTACGACGCCCACGGCTACAACTACACGGTCTACTGGAACACCACGGGTAGCGGTAGCGGCGGCGGCGGCAGCTACCGCCTTCAGAACGTCGGCACGGGCCTGGTTCTCGGTGTCCAGAACATGTCCACCGCCGACGGTGGTCTGGCCGTGCAGTGGAGCGACAGCGGGACCGCCGACCACAACTGGGTGGTCGTGACCGACGGCAACGCGGTCCGGTTCCGCAACGCCCACAGCGGCAAGGTGCTGGGTGTGGAGAACATGTCCACCGCCGACAACGCTCGCGTCCTGCAATGGGCGGACAACGGCACCGCGGACCACCGGTGGATCCTCGTGGACAACGGCGACGGGACCTACAAGATCCGCAACGTCAACAGCAACAAGCTGCTCGGCATCCTGAACGCGTCGACCGCCATGGGTGCGCAGGCCGTGCAGGATTCGGACAACGGCAGCGCGGACAACCGGTGGAGGCTGGTCCGCAACGCCTGACCTCCGTCCCGCCAAACGGGCTCACCGGCGCGGTCACCCGAAGACCGCGTCGGTGACGCCGGGCGGGCGCCCGCCAGGGTTCGTACAGTGGGGAGGGTCCTGGCCCCAGTGAACGCGGCGGACGTGTCGGCTCGTGCCGCCTTCCGCCCGGAAGGAGCACAGTGAACCGCCCCCTCCGCACCACGCTCGTCGGCGCGCTGACCACCGCCATGCTGGCCACCGTCGCCGTCGCGCCGGCACAGGCGCAGGCGCACCCCGCCGGGCAGCCGCCGGCCGTTCTCGACCTCCCCGACGGGTTCCAGCCCGAGGGCATCGCCACCGCCGGCCGGTACGCCTACTTCGGCTCCCGTGCGACAGGCGCCATCCAACGCGTCGACCTGGTCAGCGGCCGTGGCACGACGATCGGCGCGGCCACCGGCACCCCGTCGCTCGGTCTCAAGGTCGACCACCGTGGCCGGCTCTTCGTCTCCGGCGGCACGGCCGGCGACGCACGCGTGCTCGACACCCGCACCGGAGAGGTGCTGGCCCGCTACCAGTTCGCCACCGCCCCGACGTTCGTCAACGACGTCGTCCTGACCCGTGACGCCGCGTACTTCACCGACTCGAACCGGCCGGTGCTCTACCGGCTGCCACTCGGTCGCGGTGGGGCGCTGCCGCCCGCCGACGCCTTCACCACGATCACGCTCAGCGGCGCGTACGAGCAGGTCGGCACCGGCGTGAACCTCAACGGCATCGCCACCACACCCGACGGCCGGGCGCTGATCGTCGTCCAGTCCACCACCGGCACGCTGTACCGGGTCGACCCGGCGACCGGCCTGAGCACC belongs to Micromonospora ureilytica and includes:
- a CDS encoding beta-L-arabinofuranosidase domain-containing protein → MPPPPLSRRNLLQATGATVVLSATGAAVTPGSASAAIVPPARADIGVSAYAFDLGQVRLTSGRWMDNQSRTLNYLRFVDVDRMLYNFRANHRLSTNGAATNGGWDAPNFPFRTHMQGHFLSAWAYAYAVLGDTTCRDKANYMVAELAKCQANNGAAGFGSGYLSGFPESDFTALEARTLSNGNVPYYCIHKTLAGLLDVWRYIGNTQARTVLLSLAGWVDTRTSRLSSSQMQSMLGTEFGGMNDVLADIYQQTGDSRWLATAQRFDHAGIFDPLANNQDQLNGKHANTQVPKWIGAAREFKATGTTRYRNIASNAWNITVGAHTYAIGGNSQAEHFRPPNAIAGYLTNDTCEQCNTYNMLKLTRELWLLDPNRADYFDYYERALMNHLIGGQNSADSRGHITYFTPLRPGGRRGVGPAWGGGTWSTDYNSFWCCQGTGLEINTRLMDSIYFYNGTTLSVNLFTPSVLNWTQRGITVTQTTSFPVSDTTTLTLSGSMSGSWSIRVRIPSWTNGATISVNGTVENVTTTPGSYATVTRTWAAGDTITVRLPMQIAVKAANDNANVGAVTYGPTVLAGNYGNTALSTLPTLTVSSITRTSTSSLAFTASANGSTVNLAPFYDAHGYNYTVYWNTTGSGSGGGGSYRLQNVGTGLVLGVQNMSTADGGLAVQWSDSGTADHNWVVVTDGNAVRFRNAHSGKVLGVENMSTADNARVLQWADNGTADHRWILVDNGDGTYKIRNVNSNKLLGILNASTAMGAQAVQDSDNGSADNRWRLVRNA
- a CDS encoding SMP-30/gluconolactonase/LRE family protein, whose product is MNRPLRTTLVGALTTAMLATVAVAPAQAQAHPAGQPPAVLDLPDGFQPEGIATAGRYAYFGSRATGAIQRVDLVSGRGTTIGAATGTPSLGLKVDHRGRLFVSGGTAGDARVLDTRTGEVLARYQFATAPTFVNDVVLTRDAAYFTDSNRPVLYRLPLGRGGALPPADAFTTITLSGAYEQVGTGVNLNGIATTPDGRALIVVQSTTGTLYRVDPATGLSTVVDVPGHTFTNGDGLLLLGRTLYIVQNRLNQIAVVRLNHAGTAGTLTRTITDPNFDVPTTVATALGRLYLPNARFTTPPTPTTPYTAVAVRAH